CGCGCTACTGAATGTTTTCCATTGGGGATACTAAACTGAATTCACCTAAGTTGGCGTATTCTGCGGATGTTTGTAAAACCAGTCTTGCGTTATACCCCTTCATTCGAGTAATAGGCAAGTCTTTTGTGTGTTCTCGAAAGAACATACAAAATAAATTATTATTCATTTACCTTCGTACTCTAGCTGAGGAAACGATGAAACTCAGGTACCCGGTTTCCTACATGATTAAAGCCATAGCACTAGTCTCTGAACATAATGCCGGGGCACTACCCTtttcaaaagaaaagaaaaaatccCTGCACATAGTCcagcacaagtttctgaacacTAAATCTACTGCACGCAGGCACCCATTTCCTAAGCAGCAGGCTAATGGAATGGAACTGATTTTATTTCGAACCTTCAACAGAACTGATTTTGTCAAATGTTGCCTTGCCATAACAACCACATTTCACGGTGAAACGCGTAATGGCAATCCCACATAGTAGTACGAACCAGAACTGTTAATTTTTCCCGGAAGTATATACAGGGAGGGGATTCCCAAATCTAGAGACCTCGAAGGCACAAATTATGTACAATTCATAAGTACAAATCGAGCTCCCCAAACCCATAGACACAGAAGAAAGAATGAACACTCTAGGAGCCGACGGCCTGCCCGGCTCACCATTGTGCACTGAGCTCTTCTAGTTGGAGGCTCACCATTGTGCAGTCGACCAGGACACCATGCTGCCGCTTCTCCTAATCATCCCCAACGAATTTTGCGTTGGATCATCTGCTGGACATCAGCGAGCCATGGAAGTATTTCTCGGTGCTCTGCTCCCCCTTGGCTTTTGGCCAGAGAAATGCGAATGCCGGCCGGCCAGCACGACGGAATTCTGACTTGTCGCCGGCGCGCCGTCCGTGCATCAGCGACAGGGACAGACCGTACGGAAAAGCAGCGAAGCATCGGCGGGCGGGCGGTTTGGCCATCTCACACGTCGCTTTCGCAGCCGTCGCCGTCGGCGTTGCGGCCGGCCCTCGGAGGCGGGTTCACGGAGAAGGACAAGCGGCCGAACCCCCACTGCCCCACCTGGTACATCTCCAGCCACACCCTTTCCTCCTCGCTCGCAGCCGCGCCCTGATACGCCGCCGTCGCCACGTCGTCCTCGCCTTTTGACGCGGCCTCGCCGGGACCAGGCTCCCGGTGGCCGCCCCCGCCCGCACACTTGGCGCCAGCAGCGCTAGGGCTAGGGCGACCGCCCGCAAGGTCCATGTCGCGCACGCGCTTCTTGTGTTGCAGCTTTCCATGCCGCCGGCGCAGCCGCTGCACGCAGCGGCGGCCTACGGCGAGCGGGGCCTTGACGAGCGCCAGCCCCAGCAGGCTCACCACCGCGCACGGGCAGCAGCCCAGCGCGATGCAGTCCGCCAGCGACACCGCCACGCACGACCGGCACGACTGCGCAGTGCAGTCCGCGTGGTCGACCACGGCGGGCGCCGCGGCCGGCCCAGCGCCTTGGTCGCCGTCGTGGTGGAACCGTCCGTGGCGCCGCGACATCGAGCCAGCACAGCGCCCCCGGCCGCTCCGACAGGTCAACGCCTCATGCCGCCTGTCCATTGTGAGAGGTGAGCAAGGCGACGGGAGCCGAGGAAATGGCCGACATGGTCATGGCATCACGACGAAAGTAATACTTGTGGCAACTGAAACGGGGCGTTTTTGCGCGAGAGCGGTGTTTGGGAAGAAATAAAAAGGCGATTGAGCACAGTGCCGAGCAAACTGGCAATGTAGACAGGCACATGCTGTAAATTAAGCCTCTGGACACGGACACATGCCAGTAAATGCGTCCGCCTGAAATAGAAACGAAAGTTTGGCAGATGCCAGATGGCGAGGCAATACCGTCAAAATTTAAGATGATACGTCGGCTCAGTCTCACGCAGATGCTCATAGCGGTAAGATATGCGTGCTTAGGAAATGAGGAGAATTCCCTCCCTCCCTGtggtggcgtggcgtggcgtgccTTTCGCTTTTGCGCGGGGACGTAGGAGTAGCTGCGGTGGGTGCGTGCAGTGGGGCTTTACAATCCGGTCTGGCTACTGTGCAGACACGTCGGACGGGTACAGCCGGAAACTGTAGCAGGCATCAGCGGCGTACGCGCCATGGATCTCTTGCCCGATTCCTGCCTGCCCGCCTGCAGCTTCGCGTGTGGGGGgcccgggccgggccgggccgcaGTAACTGCCGGCCTTTAGGTACGTTTACTTGCTTGGCACAGATACGAGCCATTCAAAGGCATGGGGTCCTTCCCTTTGGGTGGTGGATTGGATAGGTTGCTTTGTTTGTGACAAGTACACCAGATGATGATAAAGACGGGTCCAAATAATGCCCTAGGCTTCTTTCACGCTTTGTTTCCGCTAGACCACGACTATGTTCTTTTCTTTTCTCCCTCCTCTGTTTCATTATTGGACGACGAGGTTGAGCTGGAGGTGGTACACCGTACTACGTGTCTGAGTGGCTTGGATGGAACATGTCGGACCAGGAGGAATCTGAATATCAATATCTGATACTATGTTGTGATTTGTCTCTACATACATGATTGATTGAGCACCCAAAACATCATTAACCAAGCAGCAGTAACAGCAACCTCTAAGTACACCTAAAGCATTACTACAAGACGATATTATGATAAGCACGTACAGTACTTCTCGCTAAAAAAAAGCACGTGCAGTACTATGTAACCAAACTGATCAGGGTCGCCATCAATCCCACTGTGGTGCGCATCAGGCGACAATTAAATATGGTGCAGAGCAAAACCCTGCTGTGTCCTTGTCCCCGAATTATTGCATTCAGGTAGTAGATGATTATTGGCACGACCAAGTTTGCACGCTTCGTTCATGTTTAATGTACATTCCATAGGTGGTTAAGCTTTGGTCCACGGGCCCCTGTCTGTATTTTTAATTTTAAGTTTGAAGCCGTCAATAGCTTTCTGTGTTGAAAGAAAGAAACCATCTCCATCATCAAACTCTACAATCCTGTGCATACTACTACCAGGACATACATGAACGGGGACAAGTCTTCTATTTTACTACTCCACTATTTAGCGTTTATTAGGGCATAATCTACCAAAAGGGTGGCATGATTAGGAAGCGGCAAAAGCTACGCCGTCCGAAAGTCTTGTGATCTCAGCAATGGACTGGATATTTGGCACCTACTCCAAACAAGCTCCTTCAGTTCAGGGTATCCTATTTTTATGGGTGTGGTTTGGCTGAAAGCAATGCGCACACACATCTATACTATTTCCTTTGGGAAAAGGCATACTAGTTATAAAAGTTTCATCTCAAGAATTAAATCGTCTGGGGGTAGAGTATATCCGTGTATATACGCGTTGGCCTATTGCCATCATGAAAGAGACGGAAAGATTCTGCTAGGCGTTGGCGGCATAGGAAATAGGCGAGGCTACGCAAGCATGAGCACTCGAGGTCAAACACCCGGGAACTCAACCATTACCTGATGCCTAGAGATGAACTCCACCATTTCCTAGAGATGAAGATCGAAAGAGGACAGAAATGCATCCATGCATATGGTATGTACTATATACTCTTGACGACGAGAAAAGAAGAGTCTTAACGCTCACACCGTGGATCACCGCATAGCTCGTGTCAGCGCTACCGAGCCGAGGTTTCCTGACTCCTCTGCGTG
The Aegilops tauschii subsp. strangulata cultivar AL8/78 chromosome 3, Aet v6.0, whole genome shotgun sequence genome window above contains:
- the LOC109783616 gene encoding uncharacterized protein → MSRRHGRFHHDGDQGAGPAAAPAVVDHADCTAQSCRSCVAVSLADCIALGCCPCAVVSLLGLALVKAPLAVGRRCVQRLRRRHGKLQHKKRVRDMDLAGGRPSPSAAGAKCAGGGGHREPGPGEAASKGEDDVATAAYQGAAASEEERVWLEMYQVGQWGFGRLSFSVNPPPRAGRNADGDGCESDV